The genomic segment GGTCGCCCGCAAACACGGCAAACAAGCCGGCCAGCGCCGACTCCAGCATGCCGCCGCACAGCGCGATCAGCAGCCCCTGCCGGAAGATATGGTGCGGCCACGCTGCGCGAGCAGACTGGGGCCAACTGTTCACTTCGTGTGCCTCTTCTACCGGCGGGGTGCGGGCCAATGCCAGCGGCACCAATGCCGATACGGTAAAGCCCACGCCCACCCACAAAATGGTGTGGCCCTGCACGCCCACCCAAGCGGCAATGGCCGGGGCCACCACGGGGGCGGCGGCAATCAGCGTTTCATGAAAACCCACCAAGCGCCCGCGTGCGTGAGCGGGGGCAATGTTGTAGAGCCAGGGCTCCAGCCCCACCCAGCGCAGGCCCATGCCCAGACCGGCCAGCAGCCCGCATGCCAAGTACGCTTGCCACGGCAGAGACGCCATAGGCACCCATGCAATGCCCAGCAGCGCCACCACCGAGCCGGCCAGCCCCACCACCACCACGGTGCGTGCGCCCCAGTGGCGGCACAACCAGGGCGCCAGGCCCAGCCCGGGCATTTGCCCCATCCACAACGAAGCCGCAAAAAAGCCCAGCTGCGCAGCACTCAGGCCCTGCAGGGCCAGCCACACCGGCACGATGACAAAGATGATGCCGAACTGCCCGATCTGGGCCAGAGTGGACACCGCGTTCAGCGCGGTGATGGTGCGCCAGTCGTAGGCGCTGTGGGCTTGGGTGGTGCGGGACATGGAACGAAACAGGAGGCGGAGGCGGGAGTC from the Rhodoferax potami genome contains:
- a CDS encoding MFS transporter; amino-acid sequence: MSRTTQAHSAYDWRTITALNAVSTLAQIGQFGIIFVIVPVWLALQGLSAAQLGFFAASLWMGQMPGLGLAPWLCRHWGARTVVVVGLAGSVVALLGIAWVPMASLPWQAYLACGLLAGLGMGLRWVGLEPWLYNIAPAHARGRLVGFHETLIAAAPVVAPAIAAWVGVQGHTILWVGVGFTVSALVPLALARTPPVEEAHEVNSWPQSARAAWPHHIFRQGLLIALCGGMLESALAGLFAVFAGDRGFEAEGIAHLLTAFGLGGLLLQYPVGWMADHWGLRAAGVLAALGTVLAAALLACVTGVTVAFATMFVLGGLITAFLTLALIAATKTPTPDMAWNVSSLSMAYSLSAVVGPVVAGGAMTATSSVALMWFAAAVGVVMVGLLLKK